One region of Microbacterium sp. M28 genomic DNA includes:
- a CDS encoding DUF1624 domain-containing protein, which translates to MAPGLNDRWQRLNGSARIGGVDLARGLAVIGMFAAHLLTTAEFWDWSDPSTWLFVVDGRSSILFATLAGVSVGLVTGGAVPFAADRMRTARGRLAVRAGMLWLIGILLILTGVPVYVILPAYALLFLLALPFTALRSSAVLWAAAGIGAVMAFVQPVLNELPLLYGPFGAEISAALGWNYPFPVWIAFVLAGLGIARADVRRLRTQLWMLGAGTALAIVGYLEAVPPTDSTYLRQVLTAYPHSSGLYEVFGTGGFAIAVIGACLLLCRLTVLRMLVLPLRATGAMPLTAYTAQLLVWAVVALATIGDTGDLLAFRALEPFWPLTIGTLVGCTAWALLIGRGPLEWVLDRTAKIVVPARPRMVDRLIP; encoded by the coding sequence GTGGCGCCGGGGCTGAACGACCGCTGGCAGCGGTTGAACGGCTCTGCGCGCATCGGCGGCGTCGACCTCGCCAGAGGACTCGCAGTGATCGGGATGTTCGCGGCGCATCTGCTGACGACCGCGGAGTTCTGGGACTGGAGCGATCCGTCGACCTGGCTGTTCGTCGTCGACGGACGCTCATCCATCCTGTTCGCCACGCTGGCCGGTGTCTCGGTCGGGCTGGTCACCGGCGGTGCGGTCCCGTTCGCCGCCGATCGCATGCGCACGGCTCGTGGCCGACTCGCCGTGCGAGCCGGGATGCTGTGGCTGATAGGCATCCTGCTCATCCTGACCGGCGTCCCGGTCTATGTGATCCTGCCCGCGTACGCGCTGCTCTTCCTTCTCGCCCTGCCGTTCACGGCGCTGAGATCGAGCGCGGTGCTGTGGGCGGCGGCGGGCATCGGCGCCGTGATGGCCTTCGTGCAACCCGTGCTGAACGAGCTGCCGCTCTTGTACGGGCCGTTCGGAGCAGAGATCTCCGCCGCGCTCGGGTGGAACTACCCGTTCCCGGTGTGGATCGCGTTCGTGCTCGCCGGGCTGGGGATCGCCCGCGCTGACGTGCGGCGCCTGCGCACCCAGCTGTGGATGCTCGGTGCCGGGACGGCGCTTGCCATCGTCGGATATCTCGAGGCCGTCCCGCCGACGGATTCGACCTACCTCCGCCAAGTGCTCACCGCGTACCCGCACTCGTCCGGACTCTACGAGGTGTTCGGCACCGGGGGATTCGCCATCGCCGTGATCGGAGCCTGTCTGCTGCTGTGCCGTCTGACCGTGCTCCGGATGCTCGTGCTCCCGCTGCGCGCCACCGGAGCCATGCCGCTCACCGCGTACACCGCGCAGCTTCTCGTCTGGGCCGTGGTGGCCCTGGCGACGATCGGCGACACCGGAGACCTCCTGGCGTTCCGGGCTCTGGAGCCGTTCTGGCCGCTCACGATCGGGACCCTGGTCGGCTGCACGGCGTGGGCGCTGCTGATCGGGAGGGGGCCGCTGGAGTGGGTTCTCGATCGCACGGCGAAGATCGTCGTTCCGGCGCGGCCCCGCATGGTCGATAGGCTGATTCCATGA